A genome region from Geodermatophilus bullaregiensis includes the following:
- a CDS encoding Gfo/Idh/MocA family oxidoreductase gives MTNGTVGVALIGAGRMGAFHAETLARRVPGARLAAVADAAPGAAERLAGALGADRAHTDAAQLWDDSAVDAVVIAAPARSHADLVVAAAAAGKHVFCEKPMAVTLPDADRAVDAARAAGVVLQVGFNRRFAADWRAARALLDAGMLGTPRLLRSLTRDPGGFDPSRVLPDTIFLETLIHDFDTLRFLNPGAEAVEVHAVADALVEPAWRDRGLMDTAVVTVRFDNGAMAVAEACFEAAYGYDVRGEVLGSAGMATMGDGRRNGMAFSGPAGRLVETVRGDQELFPDAYTAELAAFVEAVREGRPAPVTGEDARAALAIALAAAESVRTGGPVRVGK, from the coding sequence ATGACGAACGGGACCGTCGGAGTGGCCCTCATCGGGGCGGGGCGGATGGGCGCCTTCCACGCCGAGACGCTGGCGCGGCGGGTCCCCGGTGCGCGGTTGGCCGCGGTGGCCGACGCGGCCCCAGGAGCCGCGGAACGGCTGGCCGGCGCACTGGGTGCGGACCGGGCGCACACCGACGCGGCGCAGCTGTGGGACGACTCCGCGGTCGACGCGGTCGTGATCGCGGCGCCGGCCCGGTCGCACGCCGACCTGGTGGTCGCCGCCGCGGCCGCCGGGAAGCACGTGTTCTGCGAGAAGCCGATGGCGGTCACGCTCCCGGACGCCGACCGGGCCGTCGACGCCGCCCGCGCCGCGGGCGTCGTCCTGCAGGTCGGGTTCAACCGGCGGTTCGCGGCCGACTGGCGGGCCGCCCGTGCCCTGCTCGACGCCGGGATGCTGGGCACCCCGCGGCTGCTGCGCTCGCTGACCCGCGACCCGGGCGGCTTCGATCCCTCCCGCGTCCTGCCGGACACGATCTTCCTCGAGACGCTGATCCACGACTTCGACACCCTGCGTTTCCTCAACCCCGGCGCGGAGGCCGTGGAGGTGCACGCCGTCGCCGACGCGCTCGTCGAGCCGGCGTGGCGGGACCGCGGGCTGATGGACACCGCGGTGGTCACCGTGCGGTTCGACAACGGCGCGATGGCGGTGGCCGAGGCGTGCTTCGAGGCGGCCTACGGCTACGACGTCCGCGGCGAGGTGCTCGGCTCCGCCGGCATGGCGACGATGGGCGACGGCCGCCGCAACGGGATGGCCTTCTCCGGCCCGGCCGGTCGGCTCGTCGAGACCGTCCGCGGGGACCAGGAGCTGTTCCCCGACGCCTACACCGCCGAGCTGGCCGCCTTCGTCGAGGCGGTCCGGGAGGGGCGCCCGGCCCCGGTGACCGGCGAGGACGCCCGCGCGGCGCTGGCCATCGCGCTGGCCGCGGCGGAGTCGGTGCGCACCGGCGGCCCGGTGCGGGTCGGGAAGTGA
- a CDS encoding sugar phosphate isomerase/epimerase family protein, with protein sequence MRIALDPQMLRDVPLLELPDVVAGMGYEWIELSPREDFIPFFKHPRVDTATVRALRSRLADAGVGVTSLLPVMRWSGPGEVERQAAVRYWKRAIEICVELGVDTLNSEFNGRPEAPELAEAMFWRSMEELLPTFEREGVKLALEPHPDDFIELGHPAVDMVRGIDSPCVSFLYCMPHTFHQGDDAAGIIASAGDLLTHVHVADSMDHRASDGLRYITNPPGNTVRVHQHMELGRGDVDADEAFAALAGIGFDGVLTTCVFGWDDEARESGTRMLSAIRELVTKHFPDGTTP encoded by the coding sequence ATGAGGATCGCGCTGGACCCGCAGATGCTGCGCGACGTCCCGCTGCTCGAGCTGCCCGACGTGGTGGCCGGCATGGGCTACGAGTGGATCGAGCTCTCGCCCCGCGAGGACTTCATCCCGTTCTTCAAGCACCCGCGGGTGGACACCGCCACGGTGCGGGCCCTCCGCTCCAGGCTGGCCGACGCCGGCGTCGGCGTCACCTCGCTGCTGCCGGTGATGCGCTGGTCGGGCCCGGGCGAGGTGGAGCGGCAGGCCGCCGTCCGCTACTGGAAGCGGGCGATCGAGATCTGCGTCGAGCTCGGCGTGGACACGCTCAACTCGGAGTTCAACGGCCGGCCCGAGGCGCCGGAGCTCGCCGAGGCGATGTTCTGGCGGTCGATGGAGGAGCTGCTGCCGACCTTCGAGCGCGAGGGCGTCAAGCTCGCACTCGAGCCGCACCCCGACGACTTCATCGAGCTCGGCCACCCGGCGGTCGACATGGTGCGCGGTATCGACTCGCCGTGCGTCAGCTTCCTGTACTGCATGCCGCACACGTTCCACCAGGGTGACGACGCGGCCGGGATCATCGCCTCCGCCGGCGACCTGCTCACCCACGTGCACGTCGCCGACTCGATGGACCACCGTGCCTCGGACGGGCTGCGCTACATCACCAACCCCCCGGGCAACACCGTCCGCGTCCACCAGCACATGGAGCTCGGCCGCGGTGACGTGGACGCCGACGAGGCCTTCGCCGCGTTGGCGGGGATCGGCTTCGACGGCGTCCTCACGACCTGCGTCTTCGGCTGGGACGACGAGGCCCGCGAGTCCGGCACCCGGATGCTCTCCGCCATCCGCGAGCTGGTCACCAAGCACTTCCCCGACGGAACCACCCCCTGA
- a CDS encoding DeoR/GlpR family DNA-binding transcription regulator, which yields MTAPRGQAVTGPRPGGGAAGRQAWILSTLCAVGFLSVTDLARQLAVSQMTIRRDLHTLRATGRVRLVHGGASLVPRELRRTAFPDGEDTEAQQRVAQHAAELVGSRDTVAIDAGATGLAIARALPASFTGCVITHSMPALAFLTRERAGRVVALGGEFLPSRAAFVGPTTEGAIAQLRTRTFFVSPPAVDSRGLYAQSPAEASVQRRLMDIADDVVLVGTHEAFETSATALVGPVDRVTAVVCDRRPPAGLAAALDRAGVALRVVGP from the coding sequence GTGACCGCACCGCGGGGCCAGGCCGTGACCGGCCCGCGACCGGGCGGCGGAGCGGCGGGCCGGCAGGCCTGGATCCTGTCCACGCTGTGCGCCGTCGGTTTCCTGTCCGTCACCGACCTGGCCCGCCAGCTGGCGGTCTCGCAGATGACCATCCGGCGCGACCTGCACACCCTGCGGGCGACCGGCAGGGTGCGACTGGTCCACGGCGGAGCGAGCCTCGTCCCGCGGGAACTGCGGCGGACCGCCTTCCCGGACGGGGAGGACACCGAGGCCCAGCAGCGGGTCGCGCAGCACGCGGCGGAGCTGGTCGGTTCCCGGGACACCGTCGCCATCGACGCCGGCGCGACCGGCCTCGCGATCGCCCGCGCACTGCCGGCGTCCTTCACCGGCTGCGTGATCACCCACTCGATGCCCGCGTTGGCATTCCTCACGCGGGAGCGCGCGGGCCGGGTCGTCGCGCTGGGCGGTGAGTTCCTCCCGTCCCGCGCCGCCTTCGTCGGGCCGACGACGGAGGGGGCGATCGCCCAGCTCCGGACGCGGACCTTCTTCGTGTCGCCGCCCGCCGTCGACTCCCGCGGCCTGTACGCGCAGTCGCCGGCCGAGGCCAGCGTCCAGCGCCGGCTCATGGACATCGCCGACGACGTCGTCCTCGTCGGCACGCACGAGGCGTTCGAGACGTCGGCAACGGCCCTGGTCGGACCAGTGGACCGGGTGACGGCGGTGGTCTGCGACCGGCGGCCACCTGCCGGGCTCGCGGCTGCCCTGGACCGGGCGGGGGTGGCTCTCCGTGTCGTCGGTCCCTGA
- a CDS encoding TIM barrel protein yields MSYRLAASAEMLFLDLPFAERVRRLAGLGFEVEIWDWTAKDVDELVGTGATFSSMTGYVTGTLADPDGAGELLRTAERSLAVAERLDCPRLNVHGTGLDGRGLPVVPTETVTPAMWLTAARTLERLAALGERAGRVFTLENLNTAVDHPGTPFARAADTIALVETVDSPHLRLNLDLYHAQIGEGNLVALVERALPLVGEIQVADVPGRCEPGTGEIHHPAIAAALHRLGYTGVVALEGWASGDPEQALEGFRTAYS; encoded by the coding sequence GTGAGCTACCGCCTGGCCGCCTCGGCCGAGATGCTCTTCCTCGACCTGCCGTTCGCCGAGCGCGTGCGGCGCCTCGCCGGCCTCGGGTTCGAGGTGGAGATCTGGGACTGGACGGCGAAGGACGTCGACGAGCTCGTCGGGACCGGCGCGACGTTCTCGTCGATGACCGGCTACGTCACCGGCACGCTGGCCGACCCCGACGGCGCCGGAGAGCTGCTGCGGACCGCCGAGCGGTCCCTGGCCGTCGCCGAGCGGCTGGACTGCCCGCGGCTCAACGTGCACGGGACCGGGCTCGACGGCCGCGGACTGCCCGTCGTCCCCACCGAGACGGTGACCCCCGCGATGTGGCTCACCGCCGCCCGGACGCTGGAGCGGCTGGCGGCACTGGGGGAGCGGGCCGGGCGGGTCTTCACGCTGGAGAACCTCAACACCGCCGTCGACCACCCCGGCACGCCCTTCGCCCGCGCCGCCGACACGATCGCGCTGGTCGAGACCGTGGACAGCCCGCACCTGCGGCTCAACCTGGACCTCTACCACGCGCAGATCGGCGAGGGGAACCTCGTCGCGCTGGTGGAGCGGGCTCTGCCGCTGGTGGGCGAGATCCAGGTGGCCGACGTCCCCGGCCGGTGCGAGCCGGGCACGGGGGAGATCCACCACCCGGCGATCGCCGCCGCACTCCACCGGCTCGGCTACACCGGCGTCGTCGCCCTGGAGGGCTGGGCCTCCGGCGACCCCGAGCAGGCCCTCGAGGGGTTCCGCACCGCCTACTCCTGA
- a CDS encoding sugar porter family MFS transporter — protein sequence MHSSHGGHSGGTSAGARRSPAHNRFLVKLTVISTLGGLLFGYDTGVISGALLYMRDDLALTSLTEAVVVSSLLFPGAAFGALLGGKLADVLGRKGSLLVCAGLFLFGALICAVAPNVAIMTAGRILLGFGVGAAAVTCPLYLAEMAPADRRGRMVTINELMIVTGQFLAFAMNALLDAVIEDANVWRWMLGIATIPAVALFVGMFFLPDSPRWYAVRGRLEDTRRVLGLSRDPAEAAEEYNVIAEHARRDVSEDKGAALRDLREFPWMRRILWIGCGLATVQQATGINTVNYYAPTILESTGLGASASLILTITVGVVAIIGTVLGIWLIGRRNRRPLLLTGFTGVAAGHAVLALSFLLPESAFRSYLILAAMLLVVFFVQTFIGTLVWLLLSEIFPMTIRGFAMGIAVFVLWTVNAAISFAFPPLVEALGATPTFGLFALINVGSWFFVKKFAPETRGRSLEELEDDFRTHDAAHLVHEAPAGVRGG from the coding sequence ATGCACTCCTCCCACGGCGGCCACTCCGGCGGGACGTCCGCCGGCGCGCGGCGTTCCCCCGCGCACAACCGCTTCCTCGTCAAACTCACGGTGATCTCCACGCTCGGAGGTCTGCTGTTCGGCTACGACACCGGTGTCATCTCCGGTGCGCTGCTGTACATGCGCGACGACCTCGCCCTGACCTCGCTGACCGAGGCGGTGGTGGTCAGCTCGCTGCTCTTCCCCGGCGCGGCGTTCGGTGCTCTCCTCGGCGGCAAGCTCGCCGACGTCCTCGGCCGGAAGGGCAGCCTCCTCGTCTGCGCGGGGCTGTTCCTCTTCGGGGCGCTGATCTGTGCGGTCGCGCCCAACGTGGCCATCATGACGGCCGGCCGGATCCTGCTCGGCTTCGGCGTCGGCGCGGCCGCGGTGACGTGCCCGCTCTACCTCGCCGAGATGGCACCCGCGGACCGGCGCGGGCGCATGGTCACCATCAACGAGCTGATGATCGTGACCGGGCAGTTCCTCGCCTTCGCCATGAACGCACTGCTGGATGCCGTCATCGAGGACGCGAACGTGTGGCGGTGGATGCTGGGCATCGCCACCATCCCCGCGGTGGCGCTGTTCGTCGGCATGTTCTTCCTGCCGGACTCGCCCCGCTGGTACGCCGTCCGCGGGCGGCTCGAGGACACCCGGCGGGTCCTCGGCCTCAGCCGGGACCCGGCAGAGGCGGCCGAGGAGTACAACGTCATCGCCGAGCACGCCCGGCGCGACGTCTCGGAGGACAAGGGTGCGGCGTTGCGCGACCTGCGCGAGTTCCCGTGGATGCGCCGGATCTTGTGGATCGGCTGCGGGCTCGCGACGGTGCAGCAGGCGACCGGCATCAACACGGTCAACTACTACGCACCGACCATCCTGGAGTCGACCGGCCTCGGCGCGAGCGCGTCGCTGATCCTGACCATCACCGTCGGCGTGGTCGCGATCATCGGCACCGTCCTCGGGATCTGGCTGATCGGCCGGCGCAACCGCAGGCCGCTGCTGCTCACCGGGTTCACCGGTGTCGCGGCCGGGCACGCCGTCCTCGCTCTGTCGTTCCTGCTCCCCGAGTCGGCGTTCCGGAGCTACCTCATCCTGGCCGCGATGCTGCTGGTCGTCTTCTTCGTGCAGACGTTCATCGGCACACTGGTGTGGTTGCTGCTCTCGGAGATCTTCCCGATGACGATCCGGGGCTTCGCCATGGGCATCGCGGTGTTCGTGCTCTGGACGGTCAACGCGGCGATCTCCTTCGCGTTCCCGCCCCTGGTCGAGGCACTGGGTGCGACCCCGACCTTCGGGCTCTTCGCGCTGATCAACGTCGGCTCGTGGTTCTTCGTCAAGAAGTTCGCGCCCGAGACCCGTGGTCGCTCGCTCGAGGAGCTCGAGGACGACTTCCGGACGCACGACGCCGCACACCTCGTCCACGAGGCCCCGGCCGGCGTCCGGGGCGGCTGA
- a CDS encoding FUSC family protein, giving the protein MTARRRRIGVHAAAWVLLVRQRGRSAAFRAARMTGATVAAFLVAQGVGLHTPPPLIAALTALLVVQATLSSTLLNGVQRVLSVVAGVALAVLFTAVVGLTWWSLAALVAASILAGQLLRLGPHLVEVPISAMLVLGASGAEDVGGGRVVETLIGAAVGVLVNVAFPPAVQTRFATQALERFADEIACLLHDAASALRAGPVTVEQSTRWLEDARRLNRHAPRVDRALAHAEESRRLNLRALRVPPVGRTARTGLDALEHASVSLRTLFRAVDDATRERTGVQEDAGYADVVRRTVASLLERMGTVVLEFGRVLVADARAAAGTGQGRMAGALQALRSGRALVQDLLIGDPRSHSGLWEVNSTLLATIDRVLDEFDTVGDPPAQRPAGDPSRTRWAATTAGQRLRAARRSPTRHGSGAVPGRPAGEDA; this is encoded by the coding sequence GTGACTGCACGCCGCCGGCGGATCGGCGTCCACGCCGCCGCGTGGGTGCTCCTCGTGCGCCAGCGGGGCCGATCGGCGGCCTTCCGCGCGGCCCGCATGACGGGGGCGACGGTCGCCGCCTTCCTCGTCGCCCAGGGCGTGGGGCTGCACACCCCGCCGCCCCTGATCGCCGCACTCACCGCCCTGCTCGTGGTGCAGGCGACCCTCAGCAGCACCCTCCTCAACGGCGTCCAGCGGGTGCTCAGCGTCGTGGCGGGAGTGGCCCTGGCCGTGCTGTTCACCGCCGTGGTCGGGCTCACCTGGTGGAGCCTCGCGGCGCTGGTCGCCGCGTCGATCCTGGCCGGTCAGCTGCTCCGGCTCGGTCCGCACCTGGTGGAGGTCCCGATCAGCGCCATGCTCGTGCTGGGCGCGTCGGGCGCCGAGGACGTCGGGGGTGGGCGCGTCGTCGAGACGCTCATCGGTGCGGCGGTCGGCGTGCTGGTCAACGTCGCCTTCCCACCGGCGGTGCAGACCCGGTTCGCGACGCAGGCGCTGGAGAGGTTCGCCGACGAGATCGCCTGCCTCCTGCACGACGCGGCGTCGGCCCTGCGCGCCGGTCCCGTCACCGTGGAGCAGTCGACCCGGTGGCTGGAGGACGCCCGTCGCCTCAACCGACACGCCCCGCGGGTCGACCGCGCGTTGGCCCACGCCGAGGAGAGCCGCCGGCTCAACCTCAGGGCCCTGCGGGTCCCGCCGGTCGGCAGGACGGCGCGGACCGGCCTGGACGCCCTGGAGCACGCCTCGGTGTCGCTGCGCACCCTGTTCCGGGCCGTCGACGACGCCACCCGTGAACGGACCGGCGTCCAGGAGGACGCCGGCTACGCCGACGTCGTCCGGCGGACCGTCGCGAGTCTCCTCGAACGGATGGGCACCGTCGTCCTCGAGTTCGGTCGCGTGCTCGTCGCCGACGCCCGGGCCGCCGCCGGGACCGGGCAGGGCCGGATGGCCGGGGCGCTCCAGGCGCTCCGCAGTGGCCGGGCCCTGGTGCAGGACCTCCTGATCGGCGATCCGCGCAGCCACTCCGGCCTCTGGGAGGTCAACTCGACCCTGCTGGCGACCATCGACCGGGTGCTGGACGAGTTCGACACGGTCGGCGACCCGCCGGCGCAGCGACCCGCCGGCGACCCGTCCCGGACGCGCTGGGCCGCCACCACGGCGGGACAGCGGCTGCGCGCGGCGCGCCGGTCGCCGACCCGCCACGGCAGCGGGGCCGTTCCCGGGCGCCCGGCCGGAGAGGACGCCTGA
- a CDS encoding tautomerase family protein, producing the protein MTEATLHRRSAMPLVRIDVVEARRTPEELRLLADTVQEVMLDVFAAPPGDRYQVVTEHRPGQLICEDTGLGIERTDDLVVLQVFQQGRSEEQKRALYAGLARRLEQATGLSPSDLIVSVAANTREDWSFGLGRAQFLEGDL; encoded by the coding sequence GTGACCGAGGCCACCCTGCACCGGAGGTCCGCCATGCCGCTCGTCCGCATCGACGTCGTCGAGGCACGACGCACCCCCGAGGAGCTGCGCCTGCTGGCCGACACCGTCCAGGAGGTCATGCTCGACGTCTTCGCAGCACCCCCCGGGGACCGGTACCAGGTGGTCACCGAGCACCGTCCGGGGCAGCTGATCTGCGAGGACACCGGCCTGGGCATCGAGCGCACCGACGACCTCGTGGTCCTCCAGGTGTTCCAGCAGGGGCGCTCGGAAGAGCAGAAGCGGGCCCTCTACGCCGGCCTGGCGCGACGACTGGAGCAGGCCACCGGCCTGTCGCCCAGCGACCTGATCGTCTCCGTCGCCGCCAACACCCGCGAGGACTGGTCCTTCGGCCTGGGGCGCGCCCAGTTCCTCGAGGGCGATCTCTGA
- a CDS encoding CoA-acylating methylmalonate-semialdehyde dehydrogenase, with protein MPTSIPHWIDGARREGTSGRTAEVTDSATGEVSGEVALASVEDVDAAVAAATAAFPAWRDTSLAKRTAVLFRFRELLNDRKPELAAIITAEHGKVLDDALGEVSRGQEVVEYACGVPSLVRGGFTENASTNVDVYSIRQPLGPVAIISPFNFPAMVPMWFFPIAIATGNTVVLKPSEQDPSASLWVAELWKEAGLPDGVFNVAQGDKVAVDRLLEHPDVRSVSFVGSTAIARYVYETGTRNGKRVQALGGAKNHMVVLPDADLDLAADAAVNSGFGSAGERCMAISAIVAVGGIGDDLVARIAERTATLRTGDGRKGADMGPLISKRHRDRVASYVEAGEKEGAKLVVDGREVTPDGGENGFWLGPTLVDHVEPPMSVYTDEIFGPVLSVLRVDTYEHAVELINRNEYGNGTAIFTNDGGAARRFQHEVEVGMIGINVPIPVPMAYYSFGGWKNSLFGDSHAHGAEGVHFFTRGKVVTSRWLDPSHGGLNLGFPQNA; from the coding sequence ATGCCCACCTCCATCCCGCACTGGATCGACGGCGCCCGCCGCGAGGGCACCAGCGGCCGCACCGCAGAGGTGACCGACTCCGCGACCGGCGAGGTCTCCGGCGAGGTCGCCCTCGCCTCGGTCGAGGACGTCGACGCGGCCGTGGCCGCCGCGACCGCGGCGTTCCCGGCCTGGCGTGACACCTCGCTGGCCAAGCGCACCGCCGTGCTGTTCCGCTTCCGGGAGCTGCTCAACGACCGCAAGCCCGAGCTGGCCGCGATCATCACCGCCGAGCACGGCAAGGTCCTCGACGACGCCCTCGGTGAGGTCTCCCGCGGCCAGGAGGTCGTGGAGTACGCCTGCGGCGTCCCGTCGCTGGTGCGCGGCGGGTTCACCGAGAACGCCTCGACCAACGTCGACGTCTACTCGATCCGCCAGCCGCTCGGCCCGGTGGCGATCATCAGCCCGTTCAACTTCCCGGCGATGGTCCCGATGTGGTTCTTCCCCATCGCGATCGCGACCGGCAACACCGTCGTCCTCAAGCCCAGTGAGCAGGACCCGTCGGCCTCGCTGTGGGTCGCCGAGCTGTGGAAGGAGGCCGGTTTGCCCGACGGCGTGTTCAACGTCGCCCAGGGCGACAAGGTCGCCGTCGACCGGCTGCTGGAGCACCCCGACGTCCGGTCGGTGTCCTTCGTCGGGTCCACGGCGATCGCCCGCTACGTCTACGAGACCGGTACCCGGAACGGCAAGCGGGTCCAGGCCCTGGGCGGGGCGAAGAACCACATGGTCGTGCTGCCCGACGCCGACCTCGACCTGGCCGCCGACGCGGCGGTGAACTCCGGGTTCGGGTCGGCCGGCGAGCGCTGCATGGCGATCAGCGCGATCGTCGCCGTCGGCGGGATCGGCGACGACCTGGTCGCCCGGATCGCCGAGCGCACCGCCACGCTGCGCACCGGCGACGGCCGCAAGGGCGCCGACATGGGCCCGCTGATCAGCAAGCGGCACCGCGACCGCGTCGCCTCCTACGTGGAGGCCGGTGAGAAGGAGGGCGCCAAGCTCGTCGTCGACGGCCGCGAGGTGACCCCCGACGGCGGGGAGAACGGCTTCTGGCTCGGCCCCACCCTGGTCGACCACGTCGAGCCACCGATGAGCGTCTACACCGACGAGATCTTCGGCCCGGTGCTCTCGGTGCTGCGCGTGGACACCTACGAGCACGCCGTCGAGCTGATCAACCGCAACGAGTACGGCAACGGCACCGCCATCTTCACCAACGACGGCGGCGCGGCCCGGCGCTTCCAGCACGAGGTCGAGGTCGGGATGATCGGCATCAACGTGCCCATCCCGGTGCCCATGGCCTACTACTCGTTCGGCGGGTGGAAGAACAGCCTGTTCGGCGACTCGCACGCGCACGGCGCCGAGGGCGTGCACTTCTTCACCCGCGGCAAGGTCGTCACCAGCCGCTGGCTGGACCCCAGCCACGGCGGCCTGAACCTCGGCTTCCCGCAGAACGCCTGA
- a CDS encoding DUF3500 domain-containing protein has protein sequence MATAATAWLASLDPAQHGLAQRPGPAGGAEAEGERLRWHYVPTDHGGLPLGAQRPVQQSLAMALLATGLSVAGYVTVCGVMGLENVLDRAEGFPRGGDRERYRDPGLYYLRVFGEPGSGTPWGWRFGGHHVSLNNLVVDGRVRAVTPCFIGANPAAAPLLGAGTLRLLGATEDLARDLVRSLSPTLRARAVLLDRAPSDILSGNRPRLPAAGGPRRDDGRLSLTAQPLGLPSGELGEEQHRLLEALVSAYVDRVPDGVVPPVDVDGLHVAWAGSTDPGQPHYYRLQGPRLLVEWDNTQQGGNHAHSVWRDREADFGLDALAAHRAEHHRS, from the coding sequence ATGGCGACGGCGGCGACGGCGTGGCTGGCCTCGCTCGACCCCGCACAGCACGGCCTGGCGCAGCGGCCCGGGCCGGCGGGCGGCGCCGAGGCGGAGGGCGAGCGGCTGCGCTGGCACTACGTCCCCACCGACCACGGCGGCCTGCCCCTGGGCGCCCAGCGGCCGGTGCAGCAGTCGCTGGCCATGGCCCTGCTGGCCACCGGCCTCTCCGTCGCCGGCTACGTCACCGTCTGCGGCGTCATGGGCCTGGAGAACGTGCTCGACCGCGCCGAGGGCTTCCCGCGCGGCGGGGACCGGGAGCGCTACCGCGACCCCGGGCTGTACTACCTGCGGGTCTTCGGCGAGCCGGGGAGCGGCACCCCGTGGGGGTGGCGGTTCGGCGGCCACCACGTCTCCCTGAACAACCTCGTGGTCGACGGCCGGGTCCGGGCGGTCACGCCCTGCTTCATCGGGGCCAACCCGGCCGCGGCACCGTTGCTCGGCGCCGGGACCCTGCGGCTGCTCGGCGCGACCGAGGACCTGGCTCGCGACCTGGTGCGGTCACTGTCTCCCACCCTGCGGGCCCGGGCGGTCCTGCTCGACCGGGCGCCGTCGGACATCCTCAGCGGCAACCGCCCGCGGCTCCCCGCCGCCGGCGGCCCCCGGCGCGACGACGGGCGCCTGTCGCTGACGGCGCAGCCGCTGGGACTCCCCTCGGGTGAGCTGGGCGAGGAGCAGCACAGGCTGCTCGAGGCGCTGGTGTCCGCCTACGTGGACCGTGTGCCGGACGGCGTCGTCCCGCCGGTGGACGTCGACGGCCTCCACGTGGCGTGGGCCGGTTCCACCGACCCCGGGCAGCCGCACTACTACCGGCTGCAGGGTCCCCGGCTGCTCGTGGAGTGGGACAACACCCAGCAGGGCGGCAACCACGCACACTCGGTGTGGCGCGACCGGGAGGCCGACTTCGGCCTGGACGCCCTCGCCGCCCACCGTGCGGAGCACCACCGGAGCTGA
- a CDS encoding Gfo/Idh/MocA family protein translates to MTTAETRAGALPDLADVPARDLRVAVLGVGMMGADHVARLYSRISGAQVVAVSDAFADKAEQVAAGVPGCRVIGDPLAAIADDDVDAVLIATPGQYHQEQVLACIERGIPVLCEKPLTMEAESSLALVRAEDAHAARTGRRLVTVGFMRRFDPEYAELKALLDSGGLGEPLVVHCAHRNAAVPPHFTSEMMVSDSVVHEVDVARFLLDEEVAAVTVLRPRATRHAVAGQSDPLLVLFETTGGRMVDVECFVSTGVGYEVRTEVVGEDGSAMIGLDAGLVRTSGSPSGAARSTSIAPDFRQRFGRAYDIELQRWVDAARRGEVDGPGAWDGYAAQAVCAAGIEALHSGQRTEVRLEPR, encoded by the coding sequence CGCCGACGTCCCCGCGCGCGACCTGCGGGTCGCTGTGCTCGGTGTCGGGATGATGGGCGCCGACCACGTCGCCCGCCTCTACAGCCGCATCTCCGGGGCGCAGGTCGTCGCGGTCAGCGACGCCTTCGCCGACAAGGCCGAGCAGGTGGCCGCCGGCGTGCCCGGCTGCCGGGTGATCGGCGACCCGCTGGCCGCTATCGCCGACGACGACGTCGACGCCGTCCTCATCGCCACCCCCGGCCAGTACCACCAGGAGCAGGTGCTGGCGTGCATCGAGCGCGGCATCCCGGTGCTGTGCGAGAAGCCGCTGACCATGGAGGCCGAGAGCTCACTGGCGCTCGTGCGGGCCGAGGACGCCCACGCCGCCCGCACCGGCCGTCGGCTGGTCACGGTGGGCTTCATGCGGCGCTTCGACCCCGAGTACGCCGAGCTGAAGGCGCTGCTCGACTCCGGCGGGCTCGGGGAACCGCTGGTCGTGCACTGCGCACACCGCAACGCCGCCGTCCCGCCGCACTTCACCAGCGAGATGATGGTCAGCGACTCGGTGGTGCACGAGGTCGACGTCGCCCGGTTCCTGCTGGACGAGGAGGTCGCCGCGGTCACGGTGCTCCGGCCGCGGGCGACCCGGCACGCCGTCGCCGGCCAGTCCGACCCGCTGCTGGTGCTGTTCGAGACCACCGGTGGCCGGATGGTCGACGTCGAGTGCTTCGTCAGCACCGGCGTCGGCTACGAGGTGCGCACCGAGGTGGTCGGCGAGGACGGCAGCGCGATGATCGGCCTGGACGCCGGCCTGGTCCGCACCTCCGGGAGCCCGTCGGGTGCGGCCCGGTCGACGAGCATCGCCCCGGACTTCCGGCAGCGGTTCGGCCGCGCCTACGACATCGAGCTGCAGCGGTGGGTCGACGCCGCCCGCCGCGGTGAGGTCGACGGCCCGGGCGCGTGGGACGGCTACGCCGCCCAGGCCGTCTGTGCCGCCGGCATCGAGGCGCTGCACAGCGGGCAGCGCACCGAGGTCCGGCTGGAGCCACGATGA